A DNA window from Choloepus didactylus isolate mChoDid1 chromosome 9, mChoDid1.pri, whole genome shotgun sequence contains the following coding sequences:
- the GPR35 gene encoding G-protein coupled receptor 35 isoform X3, with amino-acid sequence MEKLRFVYCPQPMKQCNLSGDPWPQVVAHIFYAYLGTLLVVGLLLNGVALWVFCCRMRTWTETRVYMTNLAVADVCLLCALPFMLRSLQQQSAEDTLFCQLSQGIYLANRYMSISLITAIAVDRYVAVRHPLRARRLRSPRQAAAVCAVLWLLVGSSLVARWALGVQEGGFCFGRSTRLSSSSVIISLLGFYLPLAVLAFCSLQVVTGLARRPAADAGQQEATHKAACMVWANLAVFVVCFLPMHVVLTVRLAAGWQSCDIRPIFIASRLSDANCCLDAICYYFMAREFQEASPLPALPSAKAHRSQDSGCVTLASEASSWGPRTCQDRL; translated from the coding sequence CCCCCAGCCCATGAAGCAGTGCAACTTGAGCGGGGATCCCTGGCCGCAGGTGGTCGCCCACATCTTCTACGCCTACCTGGGCACGCTGCTGGTCGTCGGGCTGCTGCTTAACGGCGTGGCGCTGTGGGTGTTCTGCTGCCGCATGCGGACGTGGACGGAGACGCGCGTCTACATGACCAACCTGGCCGTGGCCGACGTCTGCCTGCTCTGCGCCCTGCCCTTCATGCTGCGCTCCCTGCAGCAGCAGTCGGCCGAGGACACGCTGTTCTGCCAGCTCTCCCAGGGCATCTACCTGGCCAACAGGTACATGAGCATCAGCCTGATCACCGCCATCGCCGTGGACCGTTACGTGGCCGTGCGGCACCCACTGCGCGCCCGCAGGCTCCGCTCCCCTCGCCAGGCTGCGGCCGTGTGCGCCGTGCTCTGGCTGCTGGTGGGCAGCTCCCTGGTGGCGCGCTGGGCCCTGGGGGTGCAGGAAGGCGGCTTCTGCTTCGGCAGGTCCACCAGGCTCAGCTCCAGCTCCGTGATCATCTCCCTGCTCGGCTTCTACCTGCCGCTGGCCGTGCTGGCCTTCTGCTCCCTGCAGGTGGTGACCGGCCTGGCCCGGCGGCCGGCGGCTGACGCGGGGCAGCAGGAGGCCACCCACAAGGCCGCCTGCATGGTCTGGGCAAACCTGGCCGTGTTTGTGGTCTGCTTCCTGCCCATGCACGTGGTGCTGACTGTGCGCCTGGCGGCTGGTTGGCAGAGCTGCGACATCCGCCCCATCTTCATTGCTAGCCGGCTCTCCGACGCCAACTGCTGTCTGGACGCCATCTGCTACTACTTCATGGCCAGGGAGTTCCAGGAGGCATCCCCGCTGCCTGCGCTGCCTAGTGCCAAGGCCCACAGGAGCCAGGACTCCGGGTGTGTGACCCTTGCCTCAGAGGCCAGCTCTTGGGGTCCCAGGACGTGCCAGGACAGGCTCTGA